The following proteins are encoded in a genomic region of Fusarium keratoplasticum isolate Fu6.1 chromosome 9, whole genome shotgun sequence:
- a CDS encoding Methionine adenosyltransferase 2 subunit beta: MTERTVLVTGATGLLGREVSASFGLRGWNVKGTGYSRADGISTLKVDLGNESEVASLLDETKPQVIVHCAAQRFPDKVDKDPEAARALNVAASKSLAQLAADRDIFVIYISTDYVFPGVPGDAPYEADAEPRPTNLYGQTKLDGERAVLETFAKAGKEGLGVVLRVPVLYGNAETPAESAVNVLMDALWKAQTQGIEVKMDHWAIRYPTNTEDIGRVCHDISVKYLDTAPGDRAGLPHILQFSSEDRMTKYEIVQLFGEIMGLSTEGIKPNTEGNDPNASVQRPYDCHLSTKALRDLGIDVSACDFKGWWRREVRAFRK; encoded by the exons ATGACTGAGCGAACCGTCCTCGTCACCGGTGCCACTGGCCTCCTGGGTCGCGAAGTTTCGGCTTCGTTTGGACTGCGGGGCTGGAATGTCAAGGGAACAGGCTATTCTCGCGCAGATGGAATCAGCACCCTCAAGGTTGATCTCGGCAATGAATCTGAAGTAGCAAGCCTTCTTGATGAGACCAA ACCGCAGGTCATCGTTCACT GCGCTGCTCAGCGATTCCCAGACAAGGTCGACAAAGACCCAGAGGCTGCAAGAGCCCTCAATGTGGCAGCGAGCAAGTCTCTCGCTCAGCTGGCAGCTGACAGAGACATCTTTGTCATTTACATCTCAACCGACTACGTCTTCCCTGGCGTGCCAGGAGATGCCCCGTATGAAGCCGACGCCGAGCCGCGGCCGACCAACCTCTACGGCCAGACCAAGCTGGATGGCGAGCGTGCCGTGCTAGAGACGTTCGCAAAGGCTGGCAAGGAGGGCTTGGGGGTCGTGCTCCGAGTCCCCGTCTTGTACGGCAATGCTGAAACGCCAGCCGAGAGTGCCGTCAACGTTCTGATGGATGCCTTGTGGAAGGCTCAGACACAAGGGATTGAGGTCAAGATGGATCATTGGGCCATCCGGTATCCCACCAATACCGAAGACATTGGACGGGTCTGCCACG ACATCTCGGTCAAGTATCTCGACACCGCACCTGGTGATAGAGCTGGCCTCCCCCATATCCTCCAGTTCTCGAGCGAAGATCGCATGACAAAGTACGAGATCGTCCAGCTGTTCGGAGAAATTATGGGCCTGTCGACGGAGGGCATCAAGCCCAACACCGAGGGGAATGATCCAAATGCCAGTGTCCAGCGCCCATACGACTGTCACTTGAGCACAAAGGCGCTGCGGGACTTGGGGATCGACGTTTCGGCGTGCGACTTCAAGGGCTGGTGGCGGCGCGAGGTTCGCGCGTTTCGCAAGTAA